One Malania oleifera isolate guangnan ecotype guangnan chromosome 10, ASM2987363v1, whole genome shotgun sequence genomic region harbors:
- the LOC131165330 gene encoding probable WRKY transcription factor 41 translates to MEKWKEPEQSTLINELNQGMELAKELGNHLHPASSPKVRQLLVERILSSYDKALKMLQCSGDLAGVEFESPPNTPPSLAGSSPRSEISDRDFKDQPNSYVSKRRKTAQQWTRRVRLCSGTGSEGPLDDGHSWRKYGQKDILGAKFPRGYFRCSHRHARGCLATKQVQRLDEDPSVFEISYKGRHTCTQSVEKQFPKQTHHNFIHQEEKAPDQSREILLNLETGLKFKADQELEPGEQVLPPFSEFPSALTGLQNEEDCIFPSAFISPGSTPEFNYPLVNSFGMDYNLQGSDSDLTEIISAPTSVTNSPVVELDFPLEPVELDPNFSFDSLDFCFSV, encoded by the exons ATGGAGAAGTGGAAGGAGCCGGAGCAGAGTACTCTCATCAATGAGCTGAACCAAGGGATGGAGCTGGCGAAGGAGCTAGGAAACCATCTCCATCCTGCATCGTCGCCAAAAGTCCGCCAACTGTTAGTTGAAAGGATACTTTCTTCCTACGACAAAGCACTCAAAATGCTACAATGCAGTGGTGATCTTGCCGGCGTGGAGTTTGAGTCTCCGCCCAACACCCCACCGTCCCTTGCCGGTAGTAGTCCGAGGAGCGAGATTTCCGATCGCGATTTCAAGGATCAACCCAACAGTTATGTCTCCAAGAGGAG AAAGACAGCGCAGCAATGGACCCGACGAGTACGTCTCTGCAGTGGGACAGGTTCGGAAGGGCCTCTTGATGATGGCCATAGCTGGAGAAAATATGGGCAGAAGGATATCCTTGGAGCTAAGTTCCCAAG GGGCTATTTTAGATGCAGTCATCGACATGCACGAGGCTGTTTGGCCACAAAGCAAGTTCAGAGACTAGACGAAGACCCCTCAGTATTTGAGATATCCTACAAAGGAAGACACACTTGCACCCAATCAGTGGAAAAGCAATTCCCCAAACAAACCCACCATAACTTTATTCACCAGGAAGAAAAGGCGCCAGACCAATCAAGAGAAATTCTTCTCAACTTAGAAACAGGGCTTAAATTTAAAGCTGACCAAGAGCTGGAGCCTGGGGAGCAAGTACTTCCGCCATTCTCCGAATTCCCATCTGCATTGACTGGTTTGCAAAACGAGGAGGATTGTATTTTCCCTTCCGCATTCATATCTCCGGGCAGTACGCCGGAATTCAACTATCCTTTGGTGAACAGCTTTGGGATGGATTACAATTTGCAGGGTTCGGATTCCGATCTCACAGAGATCATTTCTGCTCCGACTTCGGTCACCAATTCTCCGGTTGTGGAATTGGATTTCCCTCTTGAACCGGTGGAGTTGGACCCGAATTTCTCATTCGATTCTTTGGATTTCTGTTTTTCAGTGTAG